Genomic window (Fluviispira vulneris):
AAATCGCTCGGAAATTGCCTGCAATCGTTGTCCCGCAAAGAAAGATTGCCACAATATGATGGCGACAGCGAGAAATAGTACATTAAATAAAATCGTTTCCCACTTGCAAGATGTAGGAGCATTAAATGAATCTGTCCCAACAGAAATGGGAAATTTGGCTCGACATTTTCCTCAAGCGGGTGGGCTCATAATTGCGAATTGGTTGGCACAGGGACATTTAAATAAAGATACATTTTTAGATTATATTCAAGCCATGGCTGCTTTCGGTGCAGCGCATTTTAAAGAAATTCCAGATTCATTTGCTGATATGGCTTTTTTAAATGATTTAAAAATTCCATCTTTAATTGATAAGTATTACCCAAGCACTCTTTTCCCAGAATTATATGACGAAGTTAAATTAAGACGAGGAGAAGAACCGCAAGAAGGAAATGAGCTTGTTTTTAGGGAATTCAACTTAGGTGCTGCTTCTTTGATAAAACATTGGCTCAACCCTAAAACAGAGTGGGAAGATTTAGTAGCAGAGCATTCCTCTAAGTATTTTTCAGCAGGCGATTGTATGAATGTTCTGTTTCGCTTTTCAACCTTTCTACAAAGTTGTGGTAGACTTGGAGATTTTAATCCTGCAATTGCTGCTGAAGCAAAGCGATTACAAAGAATATTATTACGCGAACCACTCGATGCTCGGAACCGTATGTTAGTGGAAGAGGCAAATGAATTGGAAAATGTCCCAGAATCTTTTTCTGAAGTTGAAAGTTAAACGTTAATTTCATTATTTATTAGAAAAAATATGGTCTATAAGAAATTATAGGCCATATTTAAATTTATAAAGATAAATATTATTGTGTTTTTTTATGATATTAATTATATTTTCTAAAAGAATTTAAAAAATCTTAAATTACTTTTTTAAGATTTTTATTATCTTAAGTTTTTTCTTCCTAAAAAATGTCGTAACATTGCAAAAATTATTTATAGTCAACCGATTAGAGGATAAAATTTATGCAATTAATAGAATCTATCTATGATATTTTTTATGTGGAATTTTCAAAATTACTTGGAAAGATAAATAACAAATATAAAGTTCAAATGTTTGAAAAACTAAGATTGAAAAAATTGAGAAAGATTAGCAAATTTGCATTTGCGAACTCAAATTTCTATAGAAAAGTCTTTATTGAAAATGGGATTAGAGAAGAGGATTTAGATAGAATTCAATTTGAGCAGCTGCCAATAATTAAGAAAAAAGATATGATTGATAATATTCAAGATGTCTTTACTGATAAGAGCATAGTGAAAGATGATTTATTCAAGTTTATCCATGATCCTTCTTCTGGTAATATATATAAAGAAAAATATATTTGCTTTACAACCTCAGGAACACTTGGTTTAAAATTACCAATCTTATTTTCTCTTAAGGATTTCAATAAAGTAATCATTAACACTCTTTTCTATAACACATTTCCAATTAAATTTTTAATTGGAAAGAAGACACGTGTGACAATGATTGGTCTAATTGAAGGAAGAAGTGCAGGCATAACATTTTTTAAAAACCTTCCAAATTTAATTTATAATAAAAAGTCTATCTCTCTTTTACTGCCAATCCCAAAAATAGTAGAAGAACTCAATAGTTTTAATCCAGAAATGCTTATTTCTTATCCTGGAGTGTTTGTATCATTACTTGAGTATAAAAAAAATGGAAAATTACGAATATCACCTAAAAAAATAGTTCTTTCAGGTGAAATTTTAACAAAAGAAAATGCAAAAAAAATTCGAGAGACTTTTAACTGTGAAGTTGTCAATTCTTATGGGTCATCCGAATGTCTTATAGTGGGTACGCAGCAGAATGATAAACCTTATTTAATATTTCCAAATACGTGCCATATAGAACTTGTTGGACATGATAACAAACCTGCACCTGTAGGAGAATTGGGTAGAATCGTAATAACAAATTTTCAAAATTTCAGTCAACCATTTATTCGTTATGATATCGGAGACTTTGCTGTAAATACAGTAAATGAATTTGGCGAGTTTAGTTTTGATGGAGTTGCTGGAAGGAATTATAAGCCAATTTTATTTCAAAACAACGAAGGTGAAAAATTTGAAATATTTCACTGGACTTTTTATACCTATATTCTCTATGCAGCAGGGATTTATAAATCGCAAATGCGTATAGGTAATAACTGTTTTAAAACCTTTCTAGTAGGTACACAGGAATGTATTGAAAAATGTAAAAATAATTTTGATGAATTACTTAAAAGCTTAGGTGCTGAGAAATCTGTTAAATTTAGTTTCGAAAAAGTCGATGACATAAAGCCTGAATCTAATGGGAAAATACCATTTATAATATTTGATGATTCTTTGAATTATTAATGAAAAATGATGATAAATATGTATGCAAAATATTTGCATACTTAATTTGTTGCCCAAGTGATATATTCGCCACTCGGTATTTTCAGTTTATGTTGTTTTTGGTCTTTTACATAATATTTTTTTAAATTTTCACCATTTGTGTGCTCACCCGGTGAAAATTTTAAACTCTGCAATAGACTATCAATTTCATCCGGGTTCAAAGACCATATAAGGGGTTCTTTATTTAATTTAAGGAAAATATTTGATAAGAAAGCCTGACTGCTAAAAAAAGGTTTTCCATTTTTATCAGGGATTAAGTAAGTAAAAATAAAACTTGCTTTATTCTTTGGAAAATTATTCATAATTTTTAAATTTTCCTGCACTATATCGAGAGGTAAATACATAAATAAACCTTCTGCAAGAAAAATAGTTTTTTTATCAAATGAAAAATTCTTTAAATTTTCCAAAACAGTGTGTAATTTTTTTTGTGCAAGATCCACCGGAATTAAAAATAAATTGTCTCTATTTTCTTTTTGATAATTTTCGAGCATTCTCTGTTTAACTTTTTGCGTCTCGGGATGGTCGATTTCAAATACGTTCACAGATTGTATTTCTTCACTGATCCTAAGGCCTAATGAGTCAGCGCCAGCTCCTAAAATCACAATCTGCTCAGTGCCTGAAAAAAGATTATTTGTTAAAATGATCTCTTCAATTTTTTTCTTGCGCAACAAAAAATAGAGATTGAAGCCTGGTGCAACCGTATTCTCAAATGCTTGCATTAGTAGACGGGAAAACAAAAATCTTCCAGAATTTTTAAAGACTATGGATTTCCAGCCAAAAGCAGTTTTCAAAAATTTTTCGTTAATTTCCTTAGCTTTTTCAGGTACGAAATATTTAAGTTCAGGATTTTTACTTGAATAAGCAATACTTCTTGAGATAAAAAGAGCAGTGGAACTTGCTTTATTTGCTTTCATAAGACTCCTTTGAGAGAATAGTAATTTTATAAAAATTACCATGAGGGTAGCATGCAAAACTCAATTTGGTAATATGTGAGGATTTATTATTTTATGTACTTCCTTGAACAATTTTTCTTATTAAAATGGAATTAAAGTTAAAAAATTAATTTACAATTATATAAATTAATATTATTTTCCTAAAAATAAAGGAGATTGTGATGGATTTATAAAATTTTGAGCGTATTGATAGAGAATTATTTCTGGGCTGGGCGAAAGTAAAGCGAGATAAGGAAATAAAGGGGAATTCACTCAATGAATATCATGCTGTAATTTATCACTTACTCGATACAGGGGCTTGTGCGCATGAAATTTTAAACCGTGAGCCTCTGTTGATTGAAAATATGGGATCACCATTTTTGAAAATTTACTCGCCAAAACTAACTTTCCTACACGAGTAGTGCTGATCCGAATCAGAAAAGAATAACCGCTTAATCGCAAAAAGTTTCCCTACTTGCGTAGTGCTGATCCGAACGAATATATCGGCGCTGGAAAATCGGCCATAAACATTATTATTCTTTAGAAAATCATACTATTTTTTGGCAATTAAATTCGACCTCGTGAGATTTGTAAGAAGAAAATTCAAGACATTTAAAAATATCTATCTCAGAGAAACATTTCTTATTAGAAAAATACAAAAACAAAACTCTAAATTATTTTAATTTTTGAAAAACGCTAAATGGATTTAATAAATGATTGAATTATAGGAAGTATGAGTCAATAGGTTCACCAACTATTCTGAGAAAATCTAGGGAGTAATTTCCCTAGTTTACTTAACCATTTCATGCTGAAAATATATTATGAAACTATTAGAAAAAATAAAACAAAAGTATTATTAGGTATCGGTTGATACTTCTAAGTGCAGAGAAGACTTCACTTAGAGCATTCTTTTATTAAAGAATTAAATTTTTTAACCGCATTTTTATTATTTGCAACAAATTGTTTTGAAAAATAGAAAACTAAGTCGTTTTCAGAATGAAAAAATATTTTGAATTTGCTCTCATTCCAATTTCTTTTTTTTATCTCTTCTGTAGCGGCTTCAAATGGAGATAAAAAAGCATCAAATCGATTTGCTTCTAGCATATCAAAAAGATAAGTAACATCTTTTGGTGATGCAACTATATTATATTTTTGTTCAATTAAAAAATTTTCAGGTCCAGTTCCAATTTTTGCAGCAACTTCAGCCTTTTCTTTAAATTCTTTTAAATTTGGATTTAATGAGGAAGTGCTTTTTAAATACCAATACCATCTATAATTTGCAATTTTATTAGTGGGAATAGCATAATTATTTCGTTCATCAGTTATTCCGGCAGAATAAAAGGCGTGTGCTTTACCCAATTTAACTTCTTCTTGTGCTCTTTTCCAGGGCAAAACTCTAATTTCATATTTTAATTTCATCTTTTTTAATACACATTCCACTACTCTTGTTGCAGAACCTTCAAATTTATTTCCATTAAAATATTGATATGGAGGCCATTCTTGAGTGTTGACAAGCAAATTATTAGCAGAAATTGAAGTAGAATATAATATGCAAATAAATAAAATAGCTCTTTTATACATAATTAAAAGTCCTATTTGTTTCTTGAATTAGTAAATAGAAAATTTTTAGTAAACATATTCCCATTTTCTTATCTGTTACTTTGGATCTCATTAGTCAATATTCTATTGCATTCTTTTTTATAATTTACACTATTCAGAAGTATTTTTTTTCTAACAGGTATGCTGGGAGAAAATGTTTCTATAGCTATAAATTTTAAATTATTAACGTTTTTTACTTGAATTCTGAATTTTGCCTTTATTTTTGTTACACGCTCTCTAATTGCTTTAGATAAAATATTTTTGCTTAAATCAACATATTTCCCAAATAAATTATTAACTTTATAGGGGAGTTTTGAACTAATTGCCTGTTCAATATACTTTGAAATTACATTTCTGCATTTAAAAAAACTTGCTTTTTGAGTCCCTTTTTTTTTGTTTAATTCCTGTTTTATTGTCACACATATGAGAATATTTTTTTTAATTATATCATTATGGCAGATTGAAAAACTCTGATGAGTTTCAGATAGCAAAACGCCCTTTGATTTTAAATTCTCTGCTTTTATTGACTGCCAATCTGATGGTCGTTTAGCAAGAAAGTATTTTTCGTGCAAAGATATTGCGAGTGCTTGTTTGTGCTTAATTTTTTTTCTATTCAAGAAAACGACAAACGCTTTGTAAATTTTAGATTTCAATATCATTTATTGCCTCTGTGAATTAACCTCAATATACGTATGTGCAAAAAGTACCATGTTTTTAATCATAATTCAATTTTCCTTGAGAAATGTCAGTTATTAATTGATATAAATGTGTGGGACGAAATCACTGACATTTGTCCTACAAAATTGACAGTTGAAAACATAAATAATTGATATTACTTGATGGTTCATCAGCTTGTCTCATTGAAGAAAACTTGATTTTTGGCATATATCCCATAATAACAGGATGAGCAGATCTAACGGAAGAGAGAAAACATGTTAAGAACAATTATAACAACTTAAAAGTGGTTGAGGCTAGCACCATTGCTTAAAGAATTTAAAAATCATTTTTCAAATAGACATAGAATTTTCATGGTAGCCTTATTTTGTAAGCTACGAGCAGGAGCTCCATGAATACAAGTAAAATACACATAGCAGACTCACATGGAAATCTTTTAGACTCTATTATAAGTGAAGTCCAAATTCACGGAAATGAACTGCTTCATCCATAATTACGCAGTAATTATGGATGGAGTTTCGTGATTCAGAACGCCCGAAGGTGTTCCAGTGCACAGAGCCGGTCTCCGGTATCTTGTTCATAATTCAATTTTTTCGTCTATTTTAACGAACCAAGCGCAAATTTAAGCATAACAAGTGAACTATTTACATCACGAGATATTGAAAATCCACAATGACAATTGTGAATTCGTTCGGATAAGTCATTTTTTACAATATCTGAACAAGATGCGCTTCTTTGGCTTTGCATTAACTTTCTTGTCTCTAATTCTTCTAATTCATACGCAGCAACTTCTGCTTTCACAAGAACCACTTGAAGGAATTGAGACGGAGAGGTATCTAAAATACTTTTATTTAAACCCGCCTTTCTTGTAGCACCATTTGGAAGATACGCCCTGTCTATTGTTTGAATTTAATATTTATCTTGAAAGTTTTTGTTGAACTTTTTCAATTATTTCTGATGCTCTTCTTACGAAGTGAGGGTTTTTAATTGCACTTAATTGCTGCGCTTCATTTGCTATGGTTAAAAAAGTTGTTACTTCCTAATCAAATGCATGGATATGTGTATCAGAATTTCTTTCTAGCACACATTGATATGTTACAGAAATAATCCAGTCTTCATCTTTTCTAAGTACTTCCATTGTTTTTGGGGTATCGCCATTCATTGACATTCCTCGTATTTGAATTTTGTCCACTCCAGAAATGCGAACAGTACCGCCACGTGCTTTTTTCTTTTTTGCTTGAAAAGTATCAATCATCAAGCCATCACTATATGTTTTATATCCCCAACCTAAAATGCGATCATAGGATTTAAATAGAGGAAAACCAACCGTTTTACATATGAACTTGTTGCAAAGCTCTCGCATGTGATCTGTTACATCTCTTTAAATATCTAAGATTGTTGACAATCTATTGGAAAAACGATACGAAGTCTTTGTTATTCAATGAAAGGACAATTAAAATGAAAATAATTTCTGTTTGCTTATTTTGTCTAACTTTTTCAAATTTTTCAAATGCTATGTCAAATAATGAGTCAGCATTATCGACACCAAAAAAGTTAAGTTGTGAAAACATTGTCTCACCTGAGAGTCCGCAAATATTTAAATTTGGACTTCTCATATATTCTTCAGATTCAAAAGTTGATAAAGGATATTTAACTTATACAGAAAATCTTGTTGAAGAATATACCATGTAGTTTGATATGAAAATATTAAACCAAGATAATAATTATGTTGATGTCGAAGTGGATTCTCAGCCATATAATGTTAAGTTAGACAAAAATAACTACACAGCAAAGATTTCTCATGAAGGGAAAGATTATTATACTTGTAAATAATATCTTTTTCTTTGTTTAAAAATTGATCTTACAAAAAATATTATTCATAGAAAATAAATACTGCAAATAACGTCAGTACAAATCCTGTTGATATGTTTAACCAACCCTTTATGTGTGGCTTCTTTAAAGCCGCACTGGTAAATGAGATGAATATTGTAAGAAAAGTAAACCATAAAAAAATATTCATTGAGTGAATCGTAACAAGTTCAAAACCTCTTTTTATATTGTTCTCACTGGCAATAAAATTTGGAAAGGCAGCAATATAAAATATAGAAACTTTAGGATTGAGTATTTGCGTGATAAAACCATCAATGTAACTTTTTGAAAATTCCACAGGCTTAGCTTTGAAGTGAACAGAAGCATTCATTTTTTGTTTTACTTTTATATTTTTCATGCCAGAAATTATGGATTTTATTCCCATATAGAGAAGATATGTTGCTCCTAATAACTTAACAGCTAAAAAAAGTGACTTGTTGTTCAGTAAAATTGCAGACACTCCAAGAATTGACAGAGCTCCATGTAAATATGTTGCAGAACAAAGACCCAAAACATTGGCCATGGAGTTTTTTTTGCCAAGTCTTGACGCATTGTCAATTATAAGAGCCATATTTGGCCCTGGAGAGATTACTAAGAAAAAAGAAATAATAAAGAATGTTATGAGTGGATTGGTCATTTTACATTTAATTCCGACATTGTTTTTCCTTCGATTATTAAATTTCTGTAAATTTATGTTTTATAATGATAAATTTTTTCCAATAAAAAATGTAAATATGTGCTTAAGCATCACTTTCTTCTTCTTTGCTGATAATCACAGGCTGCGAAAATGCATTCTGCATATAAGTTAATAATTCAAATAAAGAATCTATTAATTTTTCGGGATCATTATTTTCGGGGCTGAGAGAGATTGACGTTGGTGAAACTGTATAGCTTATGCTTGGATAATGACATTCGTGTATACCTAAGCAAGATTCTTTTTGTGAGTATATCAATCGGTGATTCCAGAAATGCCCTTTAGGAGAATAAAAATCTTTTTTTTCTTGCACGCTAAGTTCTTGAAACTGATCGTGAAATAAATTACTGTCAAAAACGATTTGCTTTTGTTTTTCCATATCAAATAAGAGACATCCATTTTTTTCATTTGGGTCAGTCGTGTTTATGCTTATATCTTTTAAGTAAAAGTAAAATTTATTTGATATTTTGCATTTATAAATTTTTGCACTGGATGTAGATGTGTATTTTTTAAAACGTGCAAGAATTTTTTCTTCCTCTGTCATGGTAACTGTTTTAAAAGACTGGCTGTGCCAGTTTTTTAAAATTTCTTGAGTATTTGAATTGTTTTCTTTAAAGCAAACAACAGCATCTATTCCGCAATAAGGGCAAAGAGCAGTGAGATTGTTATCAATATACTCTTTTATTTCAATTGTCTCATACGTTTTTAAGCAATAGTAACAGGAACAATTTTTATATTTTTCAATTATATGCTTGTTCTTAAAGCTTAATTTGCTTTGCTCATTCATTCTATCTCCGAGAAATTTATGTATTTCAGTTTAAGAAAATTAATCCTTTTTTTGCTGCCCATTTTTGTAATCTGAACTTTACTTTTTATGAAAAATTTCTCAATAACTAAATAACGATATAACTCTATTTGCAGATTTTGCAAAGCCTTTTTTTCAATTCTGTTTATAGGTATTTTAATAAAACAGTAATCACTCAATGGTATATCGATTAAAATAAAATCTCTCAGCCGATTTTAGCAAAAATCATTTTTTGCAAAAAAACGGGTATAAATTTATATTGATATGTTGTAAATTCATTTTTATGATTAAAATAATTAGAAAATAATTGAAAATATCTCTGAAATTGTTAAGATAAAGCTCTTGATTAGTGGAATAAACGTTTTAAATTAGAGGCTTATATGGAACAGACAGAATCAGCTCCTATCGAGCAAAGTGAAAACAGCAATACATCCAACTCACTCAGTCGGGAAGAAATCAAAACATTTTCTATTTCAGCCCTGGGTGGTTCCTTAGAATTTTATGATTTCGTTGTCTATGTCTTTTTTGCTCAAATAATTGGTCAATTGTTTTTTGATACAAGTACAAAAGTTGGTTCATTATTAATATCATTTACAGTTTTTGCAAGTGGTTATTTAGCAAGAGTTTTAGGTGGAGTGCTATTCAGTCACTTTGGTGACAAAAGTGGGCGGAAAAATTCTTTTGCCTTAACCGTTTTTCTAATGGCCGCACCAACTTTTATTATCGGAATTCTACCGACTTATGCACAAATTGGGATCACCGCAACCTTTTTATTGATAGCCTGTCGAATTGCACAAGGACTTGCTATTGGTGGAGAAATCCCTTGTTCCATAACTTTTATTTATGAACATGCACATAAATCGAGAAGAGGATTTGCTTGTGGGGTGCTTTTCTGTGGAATTATTTTAGGAATTTTTCTTGGCTCTTCAGCAGGTGCTCTGCTCAATCACTATTTAACCAAAGAGGAACTTTATTCCTGGGGATGGCGATTGCCATTTTTAGCTGGCGGTGTCTTGGGGTTAATCGGTGTTTATTTACGTAGATTTTTAAAAGAAACCCCTGTATTTAAAAAAATGAAAAAAGAAAATATCAAGTTACCAGTATCCCTTGTAATTGCGGAATATAAATTTGAACTATTGCAAACAGCTGTCAGTATTTTAGCTTTAGCAGTTGCTGTGACTCTTTTTTTACTCTACTTACCAACATATTTAAATGTTTATCATGGTTTTGAAGCAGATGATATTTTATTTATCAATTCAGTAGCTGTTTTTGTTTATGCTATTATAATTATTTTAGGTGGTATTTTATGTGATAAAATCGGACCTAAAAAAGTGCTGAATTTTGGGTTGATCCTTTTAATTATTTTTTCCTATCCAATATTTTATTTTTTTAGACCTGATAATTTTAATTCTATTTATTTTTGTTATGCTATTGTGTCAGTGGCGACAGCCTGTATTACTGCTGGAAGTATTTATCTTTTAGCCCAATCATTTCCTACCAAAATCCGGTATTCTGGTGCATCTTTGAGTTATAATCTAGCCTTTGGGATATTTGGTGGATTTACTCCCTTGATAGCCACGACCTTGATTAAAGAAACTGAGTTAAAAGCATCTCCGGCTTTTTATATGATTCTAGTTTCAACGATTGCTTTAATTTTAAATTTCTTTCATTCTAAAAAAGAAATTGAGTGAGAGTTAAAATATTAAGAAAAAAACTTTTTAAGCTCAGTTGAGTAGGGTTCTAATTGAAAACCATTCTTCTTAATCCACTCACTATTGTAATATGTTTTTAAGTAGCGAGAGCTTGAGTCACAGAATAAGGTAACAATGGAACCTCTTTCTCCTTTTTTCTTCATTTTTTTAGCAATTTCATAAACTCCATATAAATTCGTTCCCGTTGAAGGTCCCCGCGCATAAGCCATTTCATTGGCTAAAAAATGCATTGCAGCAATGGATGCTGAGTCGGGAACCTGAATCATGTGATCGACTATATTTTTTATAAATGATTTTTCAACCCGCGGTCTGCCTATCCCCTCGATACAAGAGCTTCTATTGATATGAGCATCCTCAGAAACTTTACCGTTAAAATAATCATAAAATATAGAATTTTCAGGATCGACTACGCAAACCTTTGTGTTATATCCTTGGTAGCGGATGTAGCGTCCGATTGTAGCACTCGTACCACCTGTACCAGCACCAATCACAATCCAAGTAGGAATAGGATACCGTTCTTGCTCCATCTGCTGAAAAATAGATTCAGCGATATTGTTATTGCCACGCCAATCCGTTGCTCGTTCTGCATAAGTAAACTGATCCATAAAGTGACAATTTTTATTTTTAGAAAGTTTTTCTGCTTCCTCAGGCACTTGAGTTGCATTGTCGACCAAATGGCATTTGCCACCATAAAATTCAATTTTTAAAATTTTTTCTTTTGAAGTATTCTTAGGCATAACTGCAATAAACTTGAGTCCTAGCATTCGGGCGAAATAGGCCTCTGAGACTGCTGTCGAACCTGATGATGCTTCTATAATTGTACTTTTTTCGTTTATCCAACCATTGCAAAGTGCATAAAGAAACAACGAACGAGCCAGTCTGTGTTTGAGGCTACCAGTCGGATGTGCGGCTTCATCTTTAAAACAAATGTCTATCCCTTCGAGGGAGGGAATATTTGCTTTAAAAAGATGTGTGTCAGCTGAGCGATTAAAATCTGCATTTATTTTTTTTATTGCAATATTTAGCCATTCTTGACTCATTATAGACTCCAAGTTTTATTAATTATTTTCGTGGTGGATATTTTTTTAATTTTCTTTGCAAACTTTGCCGATGCAACCCTAATTTTTTTGCAGCATTGGTGATATTGCCTTGGCATTCAGCTAAAACATATTCAATATATTCTCTTTCATGTCGTGCGAGACTTGGAGAGCTATCATTGACTGGATTGTTGAGAATTTGTTCTGAAGTCTCTTCTTCAAATAATGCTTTTTCAAGTTGTGAGAAATTGATTGGTTTAGTGAGATAATTCACAGCACCTTTTTTCATTGCTTGGACAGCCGTTGCGAGACTTGGATAACCTGTGAGCATCACGATTCGACATGCAGGTGAGATATTATGTATTTTTTCGACACATTGAATGCCATTGTCGTTTTTTAAACGGAGATCCACCACAGCGTATTGAATAGGAATATCAGGAATTTCACTCATATTTTCGATGGCTATAATTTCAAAACCTCTGTCTTCAAACTCAAGGGCAAGAGATGTGCGAAAGTCTTCATTGTCTTCTAATATTAAAATCTTTTTTTTATGCATTTATATTTGGCCTCCCTCATAAATAGGAATGAGAAACCGTGCGCAGGCTCCTTGTTTGTTATTATTTTCCAATAAAAAATGTCCTCCCACTGCAGATGCAAAAGTAAATGCATTATAAAGGCCAAGACCAACACCATCTGTTTTTGTTGTCACAAAAGGCTGGCCGGCATATTTTTGCACGACTTCTGGCCAACCAGAACCTTCATCTAATATGGAAAGAGAGATATATTTATTTTCGATACTTAAAGTAACTAAAATTGGAATATATTCGTATGACTTTTTGGTGCTTATTGTAGCCTGCTCTGCATTGTCAAGAATATCTACAAATGCTTTTGTAAAAGCCAATACAGGTATAAAACATTCTACTTTTTCTGCATCTTCATTTATATATACACTTGCTCTGCGGGTTTTAGTATTCCAACTTTGGCTGATATCTTTTATAATTTGTGCAATGTTTTTCTTTTCAAAATTTGTTTTTTCATTTGATAAACTGCTTTTGCTCATTTGGCGAATCGCATTTTCACATTGTGACACGGCTTTGAGAATAGTTTTATAATCATCATTTTCATACAAATGATTTTTACGTGCCAATCTTTCTACTCTTAATTTAATTGTATTGAGAGGGGTGGCAAACTCATGAGAAAAGCCAGAAGAAAGTGCTCCAAGGGCTCTTAATTTATCGATGCGATTGTTTTCTGCTTGCAATTTTTCTGAAAATTTCTTTTGTAAACTCAGGGAACAGGTTAACCAATATGTTAAGATAAAAATAAGTAAACTAACAGTGATTTGCGAAGGAATTAGAATTTGACTTGAAGTTGGTCCTTTGCTGATAGCAGGTGGCATATCTGCAGGAGAATGTAAAAGTAAGACGCTTGAAATAACAATTAAACAAAAGATTAGGGCTGTTCTTCCTCTTAATAGTATTGCTCCTAAAGAAATATGCAAAAAGATAATAGGAAGAAATGGATTCCAAGCACCGCCTGTTAAAATTAATATAAAAGTAACAGCGCTAAGATCACAAAGCAGCTGAAAAAATATAATTCCGTTAGAGATACTTTTAAGTTTTCGAGTTAAATAATAAGCACATATATTAAGAAATGCTAAATTAACAATTGTAAAAAGATATACAGAAATATAGGCTCGGTTTATCCATCCATGGTTCAAAGCAAAATGCAGGCAAATCATTTGTGATAAAATTGCCAACCAGCGTAAGCGGATAAGCCATGTGAGTTTTGTTCTATTTTCATCTGGAAAGCCATGTCCCAAAATAAAACCAGAAATTTTTCTTTGCAAGAGTCTGTCTGACATTTGATATCCATATTTTTTAAATGCTCCTTAATGGAGCTCTTTCTGCATATTTAACTCATATAAAAAACAATACCAAGGGGTTTGCTCGTCTTTTTTAAAGAGATTTTTTAAATTTCTTTGAATCAATTCATGAAGCACTTTCTTTTTCTTTTAGATCTGCTAGCTCTATTGTTTGTCAGTTGACAGGACTGTATTCATTTTGATTTGTATGAGGAGTTATTAAGT
Coding sequences:
- a CDS encoding substrate-binding periplasmic protein encodes the protein MYKRAILFICILYSTSISANNLLVNTQEWPPYQYFNGNKFEGSATRVVECVLKKMKLKYEIRVLPWKRAQEEVKLGKAHAFYSAGITDERNNYAIPTNKIANYRWYWYLKSTSSLNPNLKEFKEKAEVAAKIGTGPENFLIEQKYNIVASPKDVTYLFDMLEANRFDAFLSPFEAATEEIKKRNWNESKFKIFFHSENDLVFYFSKQFVANNKNAVKKFNSLIKECSK
- a CDS encoding class I SAM-dependent methyltransferase translates to MKANKASSTALFISRSIAYSSKNPELKYFVPEKAKEINEKFLKTAFGWKSIVFKNSGRFLFSRLLMQAFENTVAPGFNLYFLLRKKKIEEIILTNNLFSGTEQIVILGAGADSLGLRISEEIQSVNVFEIDHPETQKVKQRMLENYQKENRDNLFLIPVDLAQKKLHTVLENLKNFSFDKKTIFLAEGLFMYLPLDIVQENLKIMNNFPKNKASFIFTYLIPDKNGKPFFSSQAFLSNIFLKLNKEPLIWSLNPDEIDSLLQSLKFSPGEHTNGENLKKYYVKDQKQHKLKIPSGEYITWATN
- a CDS encoding MFS transporter; translation: MEQTESAPIEQSENSNTSNSLSREEIKTFSISALGGSLEFYDFVVYVFFAQIIGQLFFDTSTKVGSLLISFTVFASGYLARVLGGVLFSHFGDKSGRKNSFALTVFLMAAPTFIIGILPTYAQIGITATFLLIACRIAQGLAIGGEIPCSITFIYEHAHKSRRGFACGVLFCGIILGIFLGSSAGALLNHYLTKEELYSWGWRLPFLAGGVLGLIGVYLRRFLKETPVFKKMKKENIKLPVSLVIAEYKFELLQTAVSILALAVAVTLFLLYLPTYLNVYHGFEADDILFINSVAVFVYAIIIILGGILCDKIGPKKVLNFGLILLIIFSYPIFYFFRPDNFNSIYFCYAIVSVATACITAGSIYLLAQSFPTKIRYSGASLSYNLAFGIFGGFTPLIATTLIKETELKASPAFYMILVSTIALILNFFHSKKEIE
- a CDS encoding HD domain-containing protein encodes the protein MGWAKVKRDKEIKGNSLNEYHAVIYHLLDTGACAHEILNREPLLIENMGSPFLKIYSPKLTFLHE
- a CDS encoding LysE family translocator, translated to MALIIDNASRLGKKNSMANVLGLCSATYLHGALSILGVSAILLNNKSLFLAVKLLGATYLLYMGIKSIISGMKNIKVKQKMNASVHFKAKPVEFSKSYIDGFITQILNPKVSIFYIAAFPNFIASENNIKRGFELVTIHSMNIFLWFTFLTIFISFTSAALKKPHIKGWLNISTGFVLTLFAVFIFYE
- a CDS encoding zinc ribbon domain-containing protein; the protein is MVLVKAEVAAYELEELETRKLMQSQRSASCSDIVKNDLSERIHNCHCGFSISRDVNSSLVMLKFALGSLK
- a CDS encoding AMP-binding protein; this encodes MQLIESIYDIFYVEFSKLLGKINNKYKVQMFEKLRLKKLRKISKFAFANSNFYRKVFIENGIREEDLDRIQFEQLPIIKKKDMIDNIQDVFTDKSIVKDDLFKFIHDPSSGNIYKEKYICFTTSGTLGLKLPILFSLKDFNKVIINTLFYNTFPIKFLIGKKTRVTMIGLIEGRSAGITFFKNLPNLIYNKKSISLLLPIPKIVEELNSFNPEMLISYPGVFVSLLEYKKNGKLRISPKKIVLSGEILTKENAKKIRETFNCEVVNSYGSSECLIVGTQQNDKPYLIFPNTCHIELVGHDNKPAPVGELGRIVITNFQNFSQPFIRYDIGDFAVNTVNEFGEFSFDGVAGRNYKPILFQNNEGEKFEIFHWTFYTYILYAAGIYKSQMRIGNNCFKTFLVGTQECIEKCKNNFDELLKSLGAEKSVKFSFEKVDDIKPESNGKIPFIIFDDSLNY